In Primulina huaijiensis isolate GDHJ02 chromosome 6, ASM1229523v2, whole genome shotgun sequence, a single window of DNA contains:
- the LOC140979931 gene encoding uncharacterized protein isoform X1, giving the protein MYEKMRAIGALSSLRCVARMANIPSPIVSNSFQIEQLAIENASQLNCSFSLRRRFCSALLSGIIHGNHSQMQLNNQNVMNLEMPSMLWTTVAFSSEASMVENDSSDAGTAKEVYEKMLKCVSEMRTAPPNAWLWSLVAKCDTHEDIKLLFDILERLRRFRLSNLRIPDNFNIALCRDVTKACVRVGAIDFGKMALWKHNLYGLTPDIGSAHFLLLHAKQHNDVNHMVEVMKLVKKNGLPLRPGTADIVFSICYSADRWGLMSKYGKRFVKSGVSLRRTSFDLWMEFAVRKGDTKALWEIEKWRSESMKQHSLSTGFSCAKGLLLDHKPESAAAIIQAINQSTTDTKRAGFVVELQKLVSEWPLEVIKHQKEENRKVFAAALQNDISTLISALPSVGVATNLTMEDLTIKGVIS; this is encoded by the exons ATGTACGAGAAAATGCGAGCCATCGGAGCATTATCGAGTTTGCGCTGTGTCGCTAGAATGGCGAATATTCCTTCGCCGATTGTTTCCAACTCGTTTCAAATCGAACAATTAGCGATCGAAAATGCTTCTCAGCTGAACTGCTCATTCTCTCTGCGCCGCCGCTTCTGCTCCGCCCTTCTGTCAG GCATTATCCATGGAAACCATTCTCAAATGCagttaaataatcaaaatgttATGAATCTTGAAATGCCTTCAATGCTGTGGACTACTGTAGCTTTTTCTTCAGAAGCTAGCATGGTTGAAAACGATTCATCAG ATGCAGGGACTGCGAAGGAAGTATATGAAAAGATGCTGAAATGTGTATCTGAGATGAGAACTGCACCTCCTAATGCTTGGTTGTGGTCACTTGTTGCTAAATGTGATACCCATGAAGATATCAAGCTTCTATTTGATATTTTGGAGAGACTTCGAAGATTT AGACTCTCCAATCTTAGGATACCCGACAATTTTAATATTGCACTTTGCAGGGATGTTACTAAGGCTTGTGTGCGGGTAGGGGCCATTGATTTTG GTAAGATGGCGTTGTGGAAGCACAATTTATATGGATTGACTCCTGATATTGGATCTGCTCATTTTCTGTTG TTACATGCCAAACAACATAATGATGTAAACCATATGGTAGAAGTGATGAAACTTGTGAAGAAGAATGGGTTACCTCTGCGACCTGGTACAGCAGATATAGTTTTCAG CATATGTTACAGTGCAGACAGGTGGGGTTTGATGTCCAAATACGGGAAAAGGTTTGTGAAGTCAGGAGTAAGCCTTAGACGGACTTCCTTTGATTTGTGGATGGAATTTGCTGTAAGAAAAG GAGATACTAAGGCTTTATGGGAAATCGAGAAGTGGAGATCAGAATCTATGAAACAACACAGTCTTTCTACTGGATTTTCATGTGCCAAG GGTTTGCTTCTTGATCATAAGCCTGAAAGTGCTGCTGCAATCATTCAAGCAATCAATCAg AGTACAACTGACACAAAGAGGGCAGGGTTTGTGGTTGAACTTCAAAAGCTAGTTAGCGAGTGGCCATTGGAAGTCATTAAACATCAAAAGGAAGAGAACAGAAAG GTATTTGCTGCTGCATTACAAAATGATATATCTACCCTGATTAGTGCTTTGCCAAGTGTGGGCGTGGCCACAAACCTTACAATGGAAGATTTGACCATAAAAGGAGTGATATCTTGA
- the LOC140979931 gene encoding uncharacterized protein isoform X2 codes for MYEKMRAIGALSSLRCVARMANIPSPIVSNSFQIEQLAIENASQLNCSFSLRRRFCSALLSGIIHGNHSQMQLNNQNVMNLEMPSMLWTTVAFSSEASMVENDSSGTAKEVYEKMLKCVSEMRTAPPNAWLWSLVAKCDTHEDIKLLFDILERLRRFRLSNLRIPDNFNIALCRDVTKACVRVGAIDFGKMALWKHNLYGLTPDIGSAHFLLLHAKQHNDVNHMVEVMKLVKKNGLPLRPGTADIVFSICYSADRWGLMSKYGKRFVKSGVSLRRTSFDLWMEFAVRKGDTKALWEIEKWRSESMKQHSLSTGFSCAKGLLLDHKPESAAAIIQAINQSTTDTKRAGFVVELQKLVSEWPLEVIKHQKEENRKVFAAALQNDISTLISALPSVGVATNLTMEDLTIKGVIS; via the exons ATGTACGAGAAAATGCGAGCCATCGGAGCATTATCGAGTTTGCGCTGTGTCGCTAGAATGGCGAATATTCCTTCGCCGATTGTTTCCAACTCGTTTCAAATCGAACAATTAGCGATCGAAAATGCTTCTCAGCTGAACTGCTCATTCTCTCTGCGCCGCCGCTTCTGCTCCGCCCTTCTGTCAG GCATTATCCATGGAAACCATTCTCAAATGCagttaaataatcaaaatgttATGAATCTTGAAATGCCTTCAATGCTGTGGACTACTGTAGCTTTTTCTTCAGAAGCTAGCATGGTTGAAAACGATTCATCAG GGACTGCGAAGGAAGTATATGAAAAGATGCTGAAATGTGTATCTGAGATGAGAACTGCACCTCCTAATGCTTGGTTGTGGTCACTTGTTGCTAAATGTGATACCCATGAAGATATCAAGCTTCTATTTGATATTTTGGAGAGACTTCGAAGATTT AGACTCTCCAATCTTAGGATACCCGACAATTTTAATATTGCACTTTGCAGGGATGTTACTAAGGCTTGTGTGCGGGTAGGGGCCATTGATTTTG GTAAGATGGCGTTGTGGAAGCACAATTTATATGGATTGACTCCTGATATTGGATCTGCTCATTTTCTGTTG TTACATGCCAAACAACATAATGATGTAAACCATATGGTAGAAGTGATGAAACTTGTGAAGAAGAATGGGTTACCTCTGCGACCTGGTACAGCAGATATAGTTTTCAG CATATGTTACAGTGCAGACAGGTGGGGTTTGATGTCCAAATACGGGAAAAGGTTTGTGAAGTCAGGAGTAAGCCTTAGACGGACTTCCTTTGATTTGTGGATGGAATTTGCTGTAAGAAAAG GAGATACTAAGGCTTTATGGGAAATCGAGAAGTGGAGATCAGAATCTATGAAACAACACAGTCTTTCTACTGGATTTTCATGTGCCAAG GGTTTGCTTCTTGATCATAAGCCTGAAAGTGCTGCTGCAATCATTCAAGCAATCAATCAg AGTACAACTGACACAAAGAGGGCAGGGTTTGTGGTTGAACTTCAAAAGCTAGTTAGCGAGTGGCCATTGGAAGTCATTAAACATCAAAAGGAAGAGAACAGAAAG GTATTTGCTGCTGCATTACAAAATGATATATCTACCCTGATTAGTGCTTTGCCAAGTGTGGGCGTGGCCACAAACCTTACAATGGAAGATTTGACCATAAAAGGAGTGATATCTTGA
- the LOC140978875 gene encoding mogroside IIIx synthase-like produces MEAKSGSKLSILVFPWIAHGHVFPYLELSKNLSNKNFHIYFCSTAINLDSIKNSLQEQSYSIHLVELQLPSFPDLPSHFHTTKYIPPNLMPRLFHAFQMSISSFNDIIRYLKPDLLIYDVFQPWAAKIASSINIPAVHFATTGAAAYSFVYHMFTGKDSTFPYPAMYLKDNERKELEAALGVLKTDEDYKGISFAHFQLSDDIVLMKTCGGIEGKYVDYLSVLCKKSMLPVGPLIAQSNNEENGAEIVEWLSKKPQFSTVLISFGSENYFSKDQMQEIAKGLELCNVNFIWVVRSPVGETININEVMPKGFLDRVKERGIIVKEWAPQAKILAHKSVGAFMSHCGMSSVIESLYFGIPVVAVPLKLDQPLNARLLVEAGAGVEVARDEDGNISRDEIANAINKVIVETCGEKLKLRAKELSEKMKNKEEEAMNEAADQLLRVCMKYKQQT; encoded by the coding sequence ATGGAGGCAAAAAGTGGAAGTAAACTCAGCATCCTTGTGTTTCCTTGGATTGCACATGGTCATGTATTCCCCTATCTTGAACTATCCAAGAATTTGTCAAACAAGAACTTCCATATATACTTCTGTTCAACAGCCATCAACCTGgattcaataaaaaattcacTTCAAGAGCAATCTTATTCAATCCACCTAGTTGAACTCCAATTACCATCATTCCCTGATCTTCCATCGCACTTCCATACAACTAAATACATCCCTCCAAATCTCATGCCAAGGCTTTTTCATGCCTTTCAAATGTCAATCTCCAGCTTCAATGATATCATCAGATATCTGAAGCCAGATTTGCTGATTTACGATGTTTTTCAACCGTGGGCTGCCAAAATTGCCTCATCCATCAACATTCCTGCAGTCCATTTCGCCACCACAGGGGCTGCTGCTTATTCATTTGTTTATCATATGTTCACAGGAAAAGATTCAACTTTCCCTTATCCGGCAATGTACCTTAAAGACAACGAAAGGAAGGAGTTGGAGGCTGCGCTTGGTGTACTTAAAACAGATGAGGATTACAAGGGTATATCATTTGCCCACTTTCAACTATCTGATGACATTGTTTTGATGAAGACATGCGGGGGAATCGAAGGGAAGTATGTCGATTATTTGTCTGTTCTTTGCAAGAAAAGCATGCTCCCTGTTGGTCCACTTATTGCACAATCTAACAATGAGGAAAATGGTGCGGAGATTGTGGAATGGCTGAGTAAGAAACCCCAGTTTTCAACTGTGTTAATTTCTTTTGGAAGTGAAAACTACTTCTCTAAAGATCAAATGCAGGAGATAGCAAAAGGCTTGGAGCTCTGTAACGTTAACTTCATATGGGTCGTTAGATCTCCTGTCGGAGAAacaattaacattaatgaggTAATGCCGAAGGGGTTTCTTGATAGAGTTAAAGAAAGGGGTATTATTGTGAAGGAATGGGCACCACAAGCTAAAATCTTGGCACACAAAAGCGTAGGTGCTTTTATGAGTCACTGTGGGATGAGTTCTGTCATCGAAAGTCTTTATTTCGGCATACCAGTTGTAGCTGTACCGTTGAAACTCGACCAGCCTTTGAATGCTAGGCTTTTGGTAGAGGCTGGTGCCGGTGTGGAGGTTGCAAGAGATGAGGATGGAAATATAAGTAGAGACGAGATCGCAAATGCGATAAATAAGGTTATTGTAGAGACATGTGGTGAAAAGTTAAAGCTTAGGGCAAAGGAATTGAGTGAGAAGATGAAAAATAAAGAAGAGGAGGCCATGAATGAAGCTGCGGATCAGCTGTTGCGAGTTTGCATGAAGTATAAGCAACAGACTTGA
- the LOC140979931 gene encoding uncharacterized protein isoform X3 — protein MYEKMRAIGALSSLRCVARMANIPSPIVSNSFQIEQLAIENASQLNCSFSLRRRFCSALLSDAGTAKEVYEKMLKCVSEMRTAPPNAWLWSLVAKCDTHEDIKLLFDILERLRRFRLSNLRIPDNFNIALCRDVTKACVRVGAIDFGKMALWKHNLYGLTPDIGSAHFLLLHAKQHNDVNHMVEVMKLVKKNGLPLRPGTADIVFSICYSADRWGLMSKYGKRFVKSGVSLRRTSFDLWMEFAVRKGDTKALWEIEKWRSESMKQHSLSTGFSCAKGLLLDHKPESAAAIIQAINQSTTDTKRAGFVVELQKLVSEWPLEVIKHQKEENRKVFAAALQNDISTLISALPSVGVATNLTMEDLTIKGVIS, from the exons ATGTACGAGAAAATGCGAGCCATCGGAGCATTATCGAGTTTGCGCTGTGTCGCTAGAATGGCGAATATTCCTTCGCCGATTGTTTCCAACTCGTTTCAAATCGAACAATTAGCGATCGAAAATGCTTCTCAGCTGAACTGCTCATTCTCTCTGCGCCGCCGCTTCTGCTCCGCCCTTCTGTCAG ATGCAGGGACTGCGAAGGAAGTATATGAAAAGATGCTGAAATGTGTATCTGAGATGAGAACTGCACCTCCTAATGCTTGGTTGTGGTCACTTGTTGCTAAATGTGATACCCATGAAGATATCAAGCTTCTATTTGATATTTTGGAGAGACTTCGAAGATTT AGACTCTCCAATCTTAGGATACCCGACAATTTTAATATTGCACTTTGCAGGGATGTTACTAAGGCTTGTGTGCGGGTAGGGGCCATTGATTTTG GTAAGATGGCGTTGTGGAAGCACAATTTATATGGATTGACTCCTGATATTGGATCTGCTCATTTTCTGTTG TTACATGCCAAACAACATAATGATGTAAACCATATGGTAGAAGTGATGAAACTTGTGAAGAAGAATGGGTTACCTCTGCGACCTGGTACAGCAGATATAGTTTTCAG CATATGTTACAGTGCAGACAGGTGGGGTTTGATGTCCAAATACGGGAAAAGGTTTGTGAAGTCAGGAGTAAGCCTTAGACGGACTTCCTTTGATTTGTGGATGGAATTTGCTGTAAGAAAAG GAGATACTAAGGCTTTATGGGAAATCGAGAAGTGGAGATCAGAATCTATGAAACAACACAGTCTTTCTACTGGATTTTCATGTGCCAAG GGTTTGCTTCTTGATCATAAGCCTGAAAGTGCTGCTGCAATCATTCAAGCAATCAATCAg AGTACAACTGACACAAAGAGGGCAGGGTTTGTGGTTGAACTTCAAAAGCTAGTTAGCGAGTGGCCATTGGAAGTCATTAAACATCAAAAGGAAGAGAACAGAAAG GTATTTGCTGCTGCATTACAAAATGATATATCTACCCTGATTAGTGCTTTGCCAAGTGTGGGCGTGGCCACAAACCTTACAATGGAAGATTTGACCATAAAAGGAGTGATATCTTGA